Proteins encoded within one genomic window of Agelaius phoeniceus isolate bAgePho1 chromosome Z, bAgePho1.hap1, whole genome shotgun sequence:
- the GBA2 gene encoding non-lysosomal glucosylceramidase, with translation MAAAEETVEWPLMRRYEGAAQGRGVAADGWRVCLAHSFEELRQPYGAGDVPLRDVLRHVGLALRYFRWWVKKTQIEKKKAFIDLLCAVPLQQIYGCPLGGIGGGTITRGWRGEFCRWQLNPGLYHYETVIANQFTVCLRCKGQTIYQQVLSVERPSSLQGWNWGYCGHYAFYHALYPRAWLVYELPGQQVVLTCRQVSPVIPHDYKDSSLPVGVFIWEVENGRDEDVEVSIMFSLQNGPGAAEAGSGGHWNEPFTFHKDGQRVAGVLLHHCPPVNPFTLAISAREKAGTGVTHVTAFNPTGLGREVWQDLLQDGRLDSPPGKSRPTEKGEVTAAAVCASCRVPAHGHKTLEFALAWDMPCVHFGSKEKLHLRRYTRFFGSNGDAAPALSHYALTHYEEWERKIEAWQNPILENSQLPSWYKSALFNELYFLTDGGTIWMEVPPDCRAEELQGPAGAGLSHLLPVLREYGRFAYLEGQEYRMYNTYDVHFYASFALIMLWPKLQISLQYDIAVTVVNEDVQPRQYLMCGQTAQVKMKNVVPHDIGDPGDEPWQRVNAYLMHDTADWKDLNLKFVLQVYRDYYLTHDSLYLRDMWPVCQAVMESELKFDTDNDGLIENGGFADQTYDAWVVHGASAYCGGLWLAAVCMMCKMAEVLGDTEIQQKYLGILNKGKEAFERMLWNGKYYNYDSSGSDTSISIMSDQCAGQWFLGACGLDQGEFEVFPKSHVLSALKTIFEKNVLGFAGGTMGAVNGMRPDGVPDTSSVQSNEVWVGVVYSLAATMIQEGMVEEGFRTAEGCYRTVWERLGMAFQTPEAYREKKVYRSLAYMRPLSIWSMQLALERRAGRAQALAQLAQGHSHP, from the exons atGGCGGCGGCGGAGGAGACGGTGGAGTGGCCGCTGATGCGGCGCTACGAGGGGGCAGCGCAGGGCCGCGGCGTGGCGGCGGACGGCTGGCGCGTCTGCCTGGCACACAGCTTCGAGGAGCTGCGGCAGCCCTACGGCGCCGGGGACGTGCCGCTCCGCGATGTCCTGCGGCACGTCGGCCTCGCCTTGCG GTACTTCAGGTGGTGGGTCAAGAAGACCCAGATAGAGAAGAAAAAGGCCTTCATTGACCTCTTGTGTGCGGTTCCTCTGCAGCAGATCTATG GGTGCCCGCTGGGCGGGATCGGGGGAGGCACCATCACCCGCGGCTGGCGGGGAGAGTTCTGCCGCTGGCAGCTGAACCCTGGCCTTTACCACTATGAAACGGTCATCGCCAACCAG TTCACAGTGTGCCTGCGGTGCAAGGGGCAGACCATTTACCAGCAGGTCTTGTCCGTGGAGAGACccagcagcctgcagggctggaactgGGGCTACTGCGGCCACTACGCCTTTTACCATGCCCTGTACCCCCGTGCCTGGCTGGTCTACgagctgccggggcagcaggtgGTGCTCACCTGCCGGCAGGTCTCGCCTGTCATCCCCCATGACTATAAG GACTCCAGCTTGCCAGTGGGAGTGTTCATCTGGGAGGTGGAGAACGGGAGGGATGAGGACGTGGAGGTGTCCATCATGTTCAGCCTGCAGAACGGCCCGGGAGCGGCGGAGGCCGGGAGCGGCGGGCACTGGAACGAGCCCTTCACCTTCCACAAGGATGGCCAGCGGGTTGCTGGGGTCCTGCTGCACCACTGCCCGCCCGTGAACCCCTTCACCCTGGCCATCTCTGCCCGGGAGAAG GCTGGCACGGGAGTCACCCATGTGACGGCATTCAATCCCACGGGATTGGGTAGAGAGGTGTGGCAGGACCTCCTGCAGGATGGCAGGCTGGATTCACCCCCTG GCAAAAGCAGGCCGACAGAGAAGGgggaggtgacagcagcagcagtgtgtgccAGCTGTAGGGTGCCTGCCCATGGGCACAAAACGCTGGAGTTTGCCCTGGCTTGGGACATGCCCTGTGTTCACTTTGGCTCCAAGGAGAAGCTGCACCTCAG GCGGTACACACGGTTTTTTGGCAGCAACGGCgatgctgctcctgccctgtcccactaCGCCCTGACACACTACGAGGAGTGGGAGAGGAAGATCGAAGCGTGGCAGAATCCCATCCTGGAGAACAG CCAGCTGCCTTCCTGGTACAAGTCAGCCCTGTTCAATGAGCTCTACTTCCTGACGGATGGAGGGACCATCTGGATGGAGGTGCCCCCTGATTGCCGTGccgaggagctgcaggggccggcgggggcggggctCTCCCACCTCCTCCCTGTCCTGCGGGAGTACGGAAGGTTTGCTTATTTGGAAG gCCAGGAGTACCGGATGTACAACACCTACGATGTCCATTTCTATGCCTCCTTCGCTCTCATCATGCTGTGGCCCAAGCTGCAGATCAGCCTGCAGTATGACATTG CTGTCACTGTGGTCAACGAGGATGTCCAGCCCCGGCAGTACCTGATGTGTGGTCAGACAGCCCAGGTGAAAATGAAGAATGTGGTGCCACACGACATTGGGGACCCAG GTGATGAGCCATGGCAGCGTGTCAATGCCTACCTGATGCACGACACTGCTGACTGGAAGGACCTCAACCTCAAGTTTGTGCTGCAGGTGTACCGTGACTACTACCTGACCCATGACTCCCTGTACCTGCGGGACATGTGGCCAGTGTGCCAG GCTGTGATGGAGTCGGAGCTGAAGTTTGACACAGATAACGATGGGCTCATTGAAAACGGCGGCTTTGCTGACCAGACGTACGACGCGTGGGTGGTGCACGGAGCCAG TGCCTACTGTGGCGGACTGTGGCTGGCTGCAGTCTGCATGATGTGCAAGATGGCAGAGGTGCTTGGGGATACTGAGATCCAGCAGAAATACCTGGGCATCCTGAACAAGGGCAAGGAGGCGTTTGAGAGGATGCTCTGGAATG GAAAATACTACAACTATGATAGCAGTGGAAGTGACACGTCCATCAGCATCATGTCAGACCAGTGTGCTGGGCAGTGGTTTCTTGGAGCTTGTGGTCTGGACCAAGGGGAGTTTGAG GTTTTCCCCAAGAGCCACGTCCTCAGCGCACTCAAGACCATCTTCGAGAAGAACGTGCTGGGCTTTGCGGGCGGCACCATGGGCGCCGTGAACGGCATGAGGCCCGACGGCGTGCCCGACACCTCCAGCGTGCAGTCCAACGAGGTCTGGGTCGGCGTGGTCTACTCCCTGGCTGCCACCATGATCCAGGAG GGCATGGTGGAGGAAGGCTTCCGTACGGCGGAGGGCTGCTACCGGACCGTGTGGGAGCGGCTGGGCATGGCCTTCCAGACGCCGGAGGCCTACCGGGAGAAGAAGGTGTACCGCTCGCTGGCCTACATGCGGCCCCTCAGCATCTGGAGCAtgcagctggccctggagcgCCGGGCTGGCCGGGcacaggcactggcacagctcgCCCAGGGCCACAGCCACCCTTGA
- the RGP1 gene encoding RAB6A-GEF complex partner protein 2 isoform X3 has protein sequence MIEVVAKLGRGPVFLAGEVLECVITFTNPLSALSTSASSEMLAWASAQIHCQFHASENRVALPPSDGSKHDVQAENETVFVPNRGERGQCILSTPPKILFCDLRLDPGESKSYSYCETLPVDGPPSFRGQSVKYVYKLTIGCQRVNSPIKLLRVPFRVLVLHDLYNISNTRGKVGTFCIFKTVYKIGEDVIGTFNFSEGDIPCLQFSVSLQTEESIQEEFQRRRGQPVSFTVHARHQESCLHTAQSSFSLPIPLSSTPGFTTNIVSLKWRLHFEFVTSGESAGTCLVRGSQSEAVTWTGVEQMEVDTFSWDLPIKVLPTNPILASYVSQFSSTNSITI, from the exons ATGATTGAAGTGGTGGCCAAGCTGGGCCGTGGGCCCGTGTTCCTGGcaggggaggtgctggagtgtgtgaTCACCTTCACCAACCCATTGTCGGCCTTGTCCACCTCTGCCAGCAG TGAGATGCTGGCATGGGCCAGCGCCCAGATCCACTGCCAGTTTCACGCCAGCGAGAACCGGGTGGCACTCCCTCCCTCTGATGGCAGCAAGCATGATGTGCAGGCAGAGAATGAGACTGTCTTTGTCCCCAACAGAG GAGAGCGGGGTCAGTGCATCCTGTCCACACCACCGAAGATCCTCTTCTGTGACTTGCGACTGGATCCTGGGGAGTCCAAGTCCT ATTCATACTGTGAGACCCTGCCTGTGGATGGCCCGCCCTCGTTCCGGGGGCAGTCGGTGAAGTACGTGTACAAGCTGACCATCGGCTGCCAGCGCGTCAACTCCCCCATCAAGCTCCTGCGCGTGCCCTTCCGCGTCCTTGTGCTGCACG ACCTGTATAACATCAGCAACACTCGTGGGAAGGTGGGGACGTTCTGCATCTTTAAGACTGTGTATAAGATTGGAGAGGATGTCATTGGGACCTTCAACTTCTCAGAAGGAGATATTCCATGTCTACAG TTCTCAGTGAGCCTGCAGACAGAGGAGAGCATCCAGGAGGAGTTCCAGCGCCGGCGGGGGCAGCCTGTCTCCTTCACCGTGCACGCCCGCCATCAGGAGTCCTGCCTGCACACAGCGCAGAGCAGCTTCAGCCTGCCCATCCCCCTCAGCTCAACCCCAGGATTCACCACCAACATCG TGTCCCTGAAGTGGAGGCTACACTTTGAGTTTGTGACTTCTGGGGAGTCAGCGGGGACTTGCTTGGTTCGTGGGAGCCAATCGGAGGCTGTCACCTGGACTGGGGTGGAGCAGATGGAAGTGGACACCTTCAGCTGGGACTTGCCCATCAAAGTTCTTCCTACCAACCCCATCCTGGCTTCCTACGTATCTCAGTTCTCCAGCACTAACTCCATCACCATCTGA
- the RGP1 gene encoding RAB6A-GEF complex partner protein 2 isoform X1 produces MIEVVAKLGRGPVFLAGEVLECVITFTNPLSALSTSASSEMLAWASAQIHCQFHASENRVALPPSDGSKHDVQAENETVFVPNRGERGQCILSTPPKILFCDLRLDPGESKSYSYCETLPVDGPPSFRGQSVKYVYKLTIGCQRVNSPIKLLRVPFRVLVLHGLKDYQFPQDEAVAPSNPFLEEEEGLKKDSRLADLATELLMVATSRRSLHLYNISNTRGKVGTFCIFKTVYKIGEDVIGTFNFSEGDIPCLQFSVSLQTEESIQEEFQRRRGQPVSFTVHARHQESCLHTAQSSFSLPIPLSSTPGFTTNIVSLKWRLHFEFVTSGESAGTCLVRGSQSEAVTWTGVEQMEVDTFSWDLPIKVLPTNPILASYVSQFSSTNSITI; encoded by the exons ATGATTGAAGTGGTGGCCAAGCTGGGCCGTGGGCCCGTGTTCCTGGcaggggaggtgctggagtgtgtgaTCACCTTCACCAACCCATTGTCGGCCTTGTCCACCTCTGCCAGCAG TGAGATGCTGGCATGGGCCAGCGCCCAGATCCACTGCCAGTTTCACGCCAGCGAGAACCGGGTGGCACTCCCTCCCTCTGATGGCAGCAAGCATGATGTGCAGGCAGAGAATGAGACTGTCTTTGTCCCCAACAGAG GAGAGCGGGGTCAGTGCATCCTGTCCACACCACCGAAGATCCTCTTCTGTGACTTGCGACTGGATCCTGGGGAGTCCAAGTCCT ATTCATACTGTGAGACCCTGCCTGTGGATGGCCCGCCCTCGTTCCGGGGGCAGTCGGTGAAGTACGTGTACAAGCTGACCATCGGCTGCCAGCGCGTCAACTCCCCCATCAAGCTCCTGCGCGTGCCCTTCCGCGTCCTTGTGCTGCACG GGCTCAAGGATTACCAGTTCCCACAGGATGAGGCTGTTGCACCCTCAAACCCCttcctggaggaggaggagggcttGAAGAAAGACTCTCGCCTGGCAGACCTAGCGACAGAGCTGCTCATGGTGGCCACCTCCCGACGCAGCCTGC ACCTGTATAACATCAGCAACACTCGTGGGAAGGTGGGGACGTTCTGCATCTTTAAGACTGTGTATAAGATTGGAGAGGATGTCATTGGGACCTTCAACTTCTCAGAAGGAGATATTCCATGTCTACAG TTCTCAGTGAGCCTGCAGACAGAGGAGAGCATCCAGGAGGAGTTCCAGCGCCGGCGGGGGCAGCCTGTCTCCTTCACCGTGCACGCCCGCCATCAGGAGTCCTGCCTGCACACAGCGCAGAGCAGCTTCAGCCTGCCCATCCCCCTCAGCTCAACCCCAGGATTCACCACCAACATCG TGTCCCTGAAGTGGAGGCTACACTTTGAGTTTGTGACTTCTGGGGAGTCAGCGGGGACTTGCTTGGTTCGTGGGAGCCAATCGGAGGCTGTCACCTGGACTGGGGTGGAGCAGATGGAAGTGGACACCTTCAGCTGGGACTTGCCCATCAAAGTTCTTCCTACCAACCCCATCCTGGCTTCCTACGTATCTCAGTTCTCCAGCACTAACTCCATCACCATCTGA
- the RGP1 gene encoding RAB6A-GEF complex partner protein 2 isoform X2 yields the protein MLAWASAQIHCQFHASENRVALPPSDGSKHDVQAENETVFVPNRGERGQCILSTPPKILFCDLRLDPGESKSYSYCETLPVDGPPSFRGQSVKYVYKLTIGCQRVNSPIKLLRVPFRVLVLHGLKDYQFPQDEAVAPSNPFLEEEEGLKKDSRLADLATELLMVATSRRSLHLYNISNTRGKVGTFCIFKTVYKIGEDVIGTFNFSEGDIPCLQFSVSLQTEESIQEEFQRRRGQPVSFTVHARHQESCLHTAQSSFSLPIPLSSTPGFTTNIVSLKWRLHFEFVTSGESAGTCLVRGSQSEAVTWTGVEQMEVDTFSWDLPIKVLPTNPILASYVSQFSSTNSITI from the exons ATGCTGGCATGGGCCAGCGCCCAGATCCACTGCCAGTTTCACGCCAGCGAGAACCGGGTGGCACTCCCTCCCTCTGATGGCAGCAAGCATGATGTGCAGGCAGAGAATGAGACTGTCTTTGTCCCCAACAGAG GAGAGCGGGGTCAGTGCATCCTGTCCACACCACCGAAGATCCTCTTCTGTGACTTGCGACTGGATCCTGGGGAGTCCAAGTCCT ATTCATACTGTGAGACCCTGCCTGTGGATGGCCCGCCCTCGTTCCGGGGGCAGTCGGTGAAGTACGTGTACAAGCTGACCATCGGCTGCCAGCGCGTCAACTCCCCCATCAAGCTCCTGCGCGTGCCCTTCCGCGTCCTTGTGCTGCACG GGCTCAAGGATTACCAGTTCCCACAGGATGAGGCTGTTGCACCCTCAAACCCCttcctggaggaggaggagggcttGAAGAAAGACTCTCGCCTGGCAGACCTAGCGACAGAGCTGCTCATGGTGGCCACCTCCCGACGCAGCCTGC ACCTGTATAACATCAGCAACACTCGTGGGAAGGTGGGGACGTTCTGCATCTTTAAGACTGTGTATAAGATTGGAGAGGATGTCATTGGGACCTTCAACTTCTCAGAAGGAGATATTCCATGTCTACAG TTCTCAGTGAGCCTGCAGACAGAGGAGAGCATCCAGGAGGAGTTCCAGCGCCGGCGGGGGCAGCCTGTCTCCTTCACCGTGCACGCCCGCCATCAGGAGTCCTGCCTGCACACAGCGCAGAGCAGCTTCAGCCTGCCCATCCCCCTCAGCTCAACCCCAGGATTCACCACCAACATCG TGTCCCTGAAGTGGAGGCTACACTTTGAGTTTGTGACTTCTGGGGAGTCAGCGGGGACTTGCTTGGTTCGTGGGAGCCAATCGGAGGCTGTCACCTGGACTGGGGTGGAGCAGATGGAAGTGGACACCTTCAGCTGGGACTTGCCCATCAAAGTTCTTCCTACCAACCCCATCCTGGCTTCCTACGTATCTCAGTTCTCCAGCACTAACTCCATCACCATCTGA
- the MSMP gene encoding prostate-associated microseminoprotein yields the protein MAMQAQKMRCAWGRLCLLLSLLLHLPGSQAKCYFQAKAPCEYEGKQFSIGESWLSTNCLLCTCLHPIGVGCCETTQHPIDFPDWCEAHYDSQTCQISVVQKANPSLPCVKSVEHEWGSASTPEPLVNKVLGAGLSR from the exons ATGGCCATGCAAGCACAGAAGATGAGATGTGCTTGGGGCAGGCTTTGCCTgcttctttccctcctcctccatctgccGGGCTCCCAGGCCAAATGCTACTTCCAGGCTAAAG CTCCCTGTGAGTACGAAGGGAAACAGTTCTCCATTGGGGAATCGTGGCTGAGCACCAACTGTCTGCTCTGCACCTGCCTGCACCCCATTGGCGTGGGCTGCTGTGAGAC cacccagcacccgATCGACTTCCCTGACTGGTGCGAGGCCCACTACGACTCACAGACCTGCCAGATCTCGGTAGTGCAGAAAGCCAACCCCAGCCTGCCGTGCGTGAAGAGCGTGGAGCACGAGTGGGGCTCGGCCAGCACCCCCGAGCCGCTGGTGAACAAGGTGCTGGGTGCGGGGCTCAGCAGATAG